The proteins below come from a single Felis catus isolate Fca126 chromosome A1, F.catus_Fca126_mat1.0, whole genome shotgun sequence genomic window:
- the LOC123384503 gene encoding cytosolic 10-formyltetrahydrofolate dehydrogenase-like has translation MMLSWKMAACLAAGNTVVIKPAQVTPLKDLKFTELTLKADILKAVVNILLGSGKGYGQGHVGAPGLQEVRDALGQDRACYMMWSSVEE, from the exons ATGATGCTTTCCTGGAAGATGGCTGCCTGCCTGGCTGCTGGGAACACAGTGGTGATCAAGCCTGCCCAG GTGACTCCACTCAAAGACTTGAAGTTTACAGAGTTGACCTTGAAGGCTGACATTCTCAAGGCTGTAGTCAACATCCTCCTTGGATCTGGTAAAGGGTATGGACAAGGGCATGTGGGGGCACCAGGGCTCCAGGAAGTCAGAGATGCACTTGGTCAGGACAGGGCTTGCTACATGATGTGGTCCAGTGTGGAAGAGTGA